GAATCAAGGTTTTTAGTTAATAGAGACAGGGCCTCTATATATCTTCCTTGCTTTTTCAAGTTCTCAGCTTCTTTGAGTATCCCTTCATATATTGAAGCCTTCTCAATCAAAGCATCTCTACTCTTGTTTTCGGGTAGGGCTACTGCGACTTGGATCGCATATTTAATTGTGCTATTGTACTTTTGTAATAGTATTACAACTTCTTCCTGAAGATCAGAAAAAGTTTTGGGGCTTATACTCTCTATCTTAGAGTGTAATGAGTTATGGGCAAATTTTAGGCTCTCTTTGGCTGCTTGGTAATTCCCTTCTTTTAAGTACTCTTTGGAGGAGTTCAGTATCTTTTTGAGGCCTTCATCGTCCAGTATCTCTGCATAATATTCAAGCCTTTTTATCTCCCCTTCAAGTTTATTTGACTTTTTTACAGGTTTAATAAGTGAGAGCTCCTTAACAACGATTTCCGTTACCATGTTCGATGCTGAGATTATTGATTTCGGATCATTAGCAGATTTAAGGATCTCTGATATTTTTTCCGCTGAAGCATGATTTATCGGCTTTATTAGATCATAATTTCTTTTTAAAACCTTAACTAGTCCATCCCAATCGTATCCCTGGCTTAATGCCAATAAAGGCGACATTAAAAGTACCAAGGTAATCAATATGGATATTTTCCTACGCATATGAAATCACCTTGTACCTACCTGATCGTTTATGAACGAATGTCTTAAAAAGTTTTGAAGCTGGAATTAAGGGGAGATATATGGAGAAGTATGGAGTTATATTTGGAAAAAATTATGAGCTAAGTCTAATCGAGTTAAAGGCTTTTTCAAGAAGATTTAGGTTAGGGATTAGAATTCTTGAAGAACATCCTGGATCTCCAAATGCTTCGTACGTTATAATAAAAGCCAAAAGAGACATAGAAAAGTACTTCAGATTTATTGGAGGGTCAATTAAGCTTGTTAGGATAGTCGGAGAGGGATTGGAGGCTGTAAAATACTTAGAATATGCAAGACTGTTCACGGTAAGCCTGTATGGAAGGGAGGATTGGAGGCTGTGGAGGAAGCTTGGCTCAATGGTTAAAAAAGTCTTCAAGGAAAAAGATTCGACAAAATTCTTCAAACCAGCAAAAGTCTATGCCATGCCAAGTGAGCTCATACTAAAGGGCTTTCCGGAAACTAAAGACGTAGTATTCTTTTTTGGAAACGGTGAAGTGCTCGTTGGCGAAACCGTTAAAATTACTAATCCCTTTGAGCTGAAGAAACTTGACGTTGAGAAGCCTGTTGTAAGGCCTACGATCTCTATCCCTCCAAGGCTTGCGAGAATAATGGTCAACCTCTCCGAGGTCAGGAGGGGAAATGTTCTTGATCCTTTCTGTGGAACTGGGACTATAATAATGGAGCTCCTTCTGCAGGGGCTGACAGCCTACGGTAGTGATATCAGCGAGGAGAGGATCAGGGATACAGGGAGAAATGTTGATTGGCTTAGGAAGGAGTTTAGAGTAAAGCATTCGGCAAGCTTGAGGGTATGTGATGTAAGGAGGTTAAAGAAGTGCTTTAGGACAAGGTTTGATGCGATAATTACCGAGCCCTACATGGGTAAAGCTCTGAAGACGAAACCAACAAGGAGCGAAGCTACAAAGATAGCTAGAGAGCTTGACAGGCTCTATTATCAGGCCTTCGAGAGCTTTGCTGATGTTCTAAAGAGAAATGCTAGAGTCATTTTTGTATTTCCAGCATTCAATTTGGCTGAGGGAGGAATATATAGGAGGAACAGACCTTGGCTTGATGAGCTCGGATTTGAGGTTATAGCTTCCGTTTTGGATAGAGATGGAAAGCATAAGATAGTGAGGGATATCCACGTAATAAGAAAAAAGTAATCAAAAAAAGGTTCCCTGTGGGAACACCCTCCACACGGTCGCCCGTGCTTCATCGGGCATGGCCAAAAGCACCTTCAAGTGAGGTGTATAAAATTTCAGCCCTAAAGGGCAAGATTCCCAGCTCACAAATGAGTGAGTGGGATAACTCTCTAAGTTAAAAGGGTCCCTACTCTCACTAATAGGGGAACCCATTTGTCCTTCCGTTTCCGCTACCAGTTGTAGTGCAACTGGTGTGGTTGGCTTCGCGCTCCCGCTCACATTGGGGCCACCGGCCGCCTCAGGCGGGAGGTCATCAGCCTTCGGGCCGGACGGAAACGGTCCCAAAACAAAAGCACACTCAAAACCTAAAAAAATTACGATTACAAAAACACATGAATGCAACAAAAGAAACCATCAAAAGAACAGCCTAAAACCACTACAATATTTTCCAGCCCTTAGAATTTCAATAGGTCATCTTTGCAGCTCTATAAGTGACTTTGGACTTGCTGATCCCTTAACGGAAGCGGGACTTATCCAAGTGACATTTATATCTCTTCCAATCCATCAACTTTCTCGGGGGCAGGAAGTTTTGTAAATTTCATTGCGTGTCATTGCATTGGTGGGCTCGGCTCGGGTTTCCGTCAACGGTAGGGCGATGAAACCCTCGGTGACGAGGTTGAGTTGTTGCCGTGAATCCTCAGAATCGCCGTGATGACTGCCTTGTATCACAACAATACAGGACGGGAGAACGGTTCCTTGGTAAATGCATAAACAGAACTCTTGAATCTTCATTGATAGCCTTAGGTAATCATTAACTGTCTCGAACTTTTAGGGGAAAGGCAGAGCAAGCTCAACTGGAGGAGCCTCAACTTTAACTAAGCCCTTTCCCCAGGATATGACTCTCTAAAGAGTTTTAGAAGTTTTCTTTATGCTTCATGGGAGGAATAAAACCCTTATGCCCCCCTTCGAGCGTGCTTAGCTAATTTCCCGTAGTACTCAACCTCCTCTCCCTCATTGAATGTTACATAGTTGAGGATCTCTTTGGGAGAGATTATTTATCCTTAAGTGCCTCAATAACCTTCTCCATGTGCTTCCTAAGCTTAGCTCTCAGCAATTAGACACATCTAAAAAGATTTTTTGAAAAGAAGCTTTAAAATCATTTTATTATCTCCTCCTTTATCGTCTCCGCTATCTCCCTTATTGCCTGTGATGCCTTTGACTCTGGAAATACCTCAATGAATGGCTTAAGCATCGACATGCTCTTCGGAATGGCGGAGTCGTAAGGTATCTCGCCTAAGACGGGAATTCCCTCCTCCTCTGCCCATTCCCTAAGCTTCGTGAACCCAGGATTTATGTCGGCCTTGTTTATTATCAGGTAGGCAGGCTCGTGGAAGTGTTGGACGACCTTGTAAACCCTCTGAACGTCGCTCAGCGAGGCTGGAGTTGGCTCAGCTATTAGAATTGCTACGTCGGCCCCTCCAACGCTCGCTATCACCTGACAGCCGATTCCTGCAGCTGAATCAACTATCATATGCTCTAGGTTTTGCTCCTTCATTATCTGCTTGGCCCACTCCTTCTCCTCTGTAACCAGCTTACCGCTCTCGGGCCTTCCTACGTCAAGTTGGGCTGAGATTATTGGGAAGCCGTACTTGGTTATAGCCCTCCTTATCACTCCAGAGCGAACCTGCTCCAGCGTTATCGTTCCTGGGACAGGGCACACTAAACCGCAAACGTTGCAACCCTCACAGGTGAGCTCGTTAACCACATAGTTTCCTTCATCGTCAACGTAGATGCACTCGTAGGGACACCTCATCTGGCAGATTCCACAGCGGACGCACGTTTCCGTGTTAATTCTAGCTATCTTCGCTCCTATGTGCTCTCTCTCCTCCTCCCACTCTGTTACTCCTAGGAGCAAACCCAGGTTAGGGGCCTCGGCATCTGCATCAACCG
This genomic interval from Pyrococcus kukulkanii contains the following:
- a CDS encoding DNA methyltransferase, which gives rise to MEKYGVIFGKNYELSLIELKAFSRRFRLGIRILEEHPGSPNASYVIIKAKRDIEKYFRFIGGSIKLVRIVGEGLEAVKYLEYARLFTVSLYGREDWRLWRKLGSMVKKVFKEKDSTKFFKPAKVYAMPSELILKGFPETKDVVFFFGNGEVLVGETVKITNPFELKKLDVEKPVVRPTISIPPRLARIMVNLSEVRRGNVLDPFCGTGTIIMELLLQGLTAYGSDISEERIRDTGRNVDWLRKEFRVKHSASLRVCDVRRLKKCFRTRFDAIITEPYMGKALKTKPTRSEATKIARELDRLYYQAFESFADVLKRNARVIFVFPAFNLAEGGIYRRNRPWLDELGFEVIASVLDRDGKHKIVRDIHVIRKK
- a CDS encoding nucleotide-binding protein, which codes for MQIVIASGKGGVGKSTVTASLLYLLKDEYRLIAVDADAEAPNLGLLLGVTEWEEEREHIGAKIARINTETCVRCGICQMRCPYECIYVDDEGNYVVNELTCEGCNVCGLVCPVPGTITLEQVRSGVIRRAITKYGFPIISAQLDVGRPESGKLVTEEKEWAKQIMKEQNLEHMIVDSAAGIGCQVIASVGGADVAILIAEPTPASLSDVQRVYKVVQHFHEPAYLIINKADINPGFTKLREWAEEEGIPVLGEIPYDSAIPKSMSMLKPFIEVFPESKASQAIREIAETIKEEIIK